The Tenrec ecaudatus isolate mTenEca1 chromosome 7, mTenEca1.hap1, whole genome shotgun sequence genome window below encodes:
- the BAG2 gene encoding BAG family molecular chaperone regulator 2, with protein sequence MAQAKINAKANEGRFCRSSSMADRSGRLLESLDQLELRVEALREAASAVEQEKEILLEMIHSIQNSQDMRQISDGEREELNLTANRLMGRTLTVEVSVETIRNPQQQESLKHATRIIDEVVSKFLDDVENAKSHLMSLYSACSSEVPPGPVDQKFQSIVIGCALEDQKKIKRRLETLLRNVENADKAIKLLERSKGTASKTLQQNAESQFN encoded by the exons ATGGCGCAGGCCAAGATCAACGCGAAAGCCAACGAGGGGCGCTTCTGCCGCTCGTCCTCCATGGCCGACCGCTCGGGCCGCCTGCTGGAGAGCCTGGACCAGCTGGAGCTGCG GGTGGAAGCGTTGAGAGAAGCGGCAAGCGCTGTTGAGCAAGAGAAAGAAATCCTCCTGGAGATGATCCACAGTATCCAAAATAGCCAGGACATGAGGCAGATCAGTGACG gagaaagagaagaattAAATCTGACTGCAAACCGTTTGATGGGAAGAACGCTCACCGTTGAAGTTTCTGTGGAAACGATTCGGAACCCCCAGCAGCAAGAATCCCTAAAACATGCCACCCGAATCATCGATGAGGTGGTCAGTAAGTTTCTTGACGACGTGGAAAATGCCAAGAGTCACTTAATGTCATTGTACAGTGCTTGCTCTTCTGAGGTGCCACCCGGGCCAGTTGACCAGAAGTTTCAGTCTATAGTGATCGGCTGTGCTCTTGAAGACCAAAAGAAAATTAAGAGAAGATTAGAGACTCTGCTTAGAAATGTGGAAAACGCTGACAAGGCCATTAAGCTGTTGGAGCGTTCGAAAGGAACTGCTTCCAAAACGCTGCAGCAGAATGCGGAAAGCCAATTTAATTAG